In Thiothrix unzii, the sequence TGTATTTGTTACCCCATTCGGTGTCGAGGGCTTCCAGTTCGTGTTCGGCTTCTTCAGCAGTGCTGGACTGGTAAATGCGCTTGAGGGCAGCGACCACACCTTTGGTATCCTTGGCGGTGACGTAGCGCAAGCTGGCGCGAACCATGTGTACCATGCACAACTGGGTCAGCGTTTTGGGGAAGACCGCGTTGACGGCTTCAGGCAAGCCGTTTAAGCCATCCATGCACGCCACGTAGATGTCTTGTACGCCCCGGTGGCGTAGTTCCGTCAAGACCGATAACCAGAACTTGGCACCTTCATTTTCTGCCAACCAGATGCCCAACACGTCCTTTTCACCGCGTAAGTTGACCGCCAATACCACATGGGCTGATTTATTGATGACCTGCTTATCTTGTTGAACTTTAACGACAATCCCATCGAGCCAGACAATCGGGTAGATATTATCCAGTGCTCGCGTCTGCCACGCTTTAGCTTCGCCCTGAACGGCTTCGGTTACTTCCGCGATCAGCGTATGCGAGATGTCCACCCCGTACAGGCGTTTGATCGTGTCTTCGATGTCGCGGGTGGTCATGCCTTTGGCGTACAGCGTCAGGATGTGTTCTTCCATCCCTGCTAACCGTATTTGGCGTTTTTGTATCAACTTCGGCTCAAAGCTGCCATCACGGTCACGCGGTGTCTCTACCTGCAACTCACCAAATTCGCCTTTGATGGTCTTGTTGCCTTTGCCGTTACGGGTATTGCTGCGCCGTTGCCCGGCTTCGCTACGCTCACCCTTGTCGTAGTTTAGGTGCACATCCAATTCGGCTTCCAAGCTGCGGTTGATCATCCGCTGCAAGAGCTGGCTGTAAAGGTTTTTGACATCAGCAGGCGTTTTGCAATCGCTGAGTAAGTCATCCATGAGTTTCGGGTCGAGGCGTTCCATGTTACTGCTCCTTCTTGGGATTCACGTTATATAGCAGTTACACAGTTCAGTTTACAGTCTCGGAATAGCCGACATTCATCCTCCGTTGGATTGAATGTGCAACAACGCCAGCATCAGGCTAAAGACCCTATTTATAACCAAAAACGTAAAGATACCCGCGTTACATTACAAATAGGGCATCAAATTCGTGTCAGTAAAAACACTTCCGTATTTGCAGAAGCAGGTCATACAGATAACGACAGTAATTTGGGGTTGTATGACACCGATAAACGTTATGTCAAAACTGGCATCAATTACCATTTTTGACAGGATGTAATTTATGATTATCCAAAAAAATGTAAGCAGCACTCCTGTTTTTCCAAAGCGTTATGTCATTGTGGTGTTGTTATGTTCACCTTTGAGCCTCGCGGCATCAGAATCCCCGATTGGTAAAACTTTACTGGCACAGGGGGCAGTAAGTGCGGAAGGGCAGCAGGCTAAACGTGAGTTGAAACGCCAAGACCCGGTGTTTCAGCAAGATATTATACGCACAGGGGGGAATGCGTTTGCTCAATTACGCATGATGGACAACGCTTACCTCAGTTTGCAGGAAAATACCGTATTACGTTTGGTTGAATACCAACCAAAAACAGACATTGCCGCCGATGGTGAGGTTACGATGGATTTGTTGTCAGGTGGTTTGCGTACCATTACTGGCGCATTTGGTAAGAAAGATAAAGCCGATTATCAACTGAACACCCCATTGGCGACGATTGGAATTCGTGGGACAAAGTACGAAGTTGTGCTTGTGCCCGGTGGGATGCACGTTGCCGTTTGGGAAGGCAAAGTAAAAGTCAGTGCCCGCAATGGCAAATGTGAGGCAACGCTGGGTGATGGGCAGGATTTTCAGTACATCTACATTTCCAAACAAGGGGATTGTCAACCCCAGAAACAAGTGCCGAAGAATTTTCAGGATGGGCATCGCCCTAGTGTCCGTTCGGAGGATGAAACACGTGACGGCAGTGAGCTTTCCGAAGATGGGCAATCCCGTATTGTAAGTACGCCCACACCTACACCAGATCCCCCATTGCCACTGAATGCGTTTATCTTAGGACAACAAAATCCTGTATTGCCAGCGGCGGGGCGCGTTGCTCCCTTAGCCTCTGGTATTGGCTCAATAAGTATTAAATCAGGCCGTGCCAATGCCCTTGATGTAGCCAACCCTTCCATTCAAGCCGGTGGCAAATTGCTCACGACGAGTTCGGGACAAGCTAATTCTTTTCAGCAAAATATTGGCGGTTATCCAGTTAGTTGGGGGAAATGGGATAGTTATGATATGCAGGATAATCTTGCATCACCAAAATCACCTTCTGGAGATGCTGACGGGTTGATCTGGTCAGCATACCAACCTTCTGCTCCAGACGTTGTGGGTGCTAAAACCGGAACCGTGTATTACGGGAACACTGTCGGTTATTTAGCCGAGAGTACCGGGGGGGATGTTGGTTACTTAAGTGCAACCATGAACGTCAACTTTGATGCAGCGACGGTGGAAAATGGTCGAATTTTCGTTCGTGACACGACCCAAGTATGGGATGGTCGCTTTAATGGGCAAATTGAGAATGGCGATCTTTCCTTGAACTTCCAGAATGGCACTGTATCACCTATTGTTAGTGGTGCGACTGATGGTGGTGGCAGCCCCGTAACAGGTTTTATTGATGGCGATTTCGTCGGGGATAATGCCAACGCCGTTACCGGGGCTTTTGGTATGATTGACGATACAGATGCTAACAATCAAGTTCAGGGAATCTTTTTGGTGGATGATCACCTGAGAGGAGACTAGGTTTCTTCGCTTTATCTGTCAGCGGAATGGGAAAAAACGCATTGGTGATGACATTTTATCAACATCTTGGCTCATCATTCCCACCTGCCCGGTCATAATACCGAGGTGGTAATTGATGTATTGGGTACTGGCCTGCATCGTACCAATGGATTGGTTCATGACACCCATTTGCTGGTTGACCAGTTTAAAGCTGCGTTCCATTTCGGTGACGTTAGTGCTAATGGTCTGGATATTATTCGACATATCATGAATATGTCGCGATAGTGATTGCACCAGAAAAAATAAAATCCCATTAATCAATAACATTCCGATTACACCATAACGTAAAATTTGGGTGGTACGTCGTCCAATACGTATGCTTAATTCTTCGCGACGTTGCATGGCTTGGTTGAATTCCGCCATGGCTTGACGATTATCTTTAACAATGGCACTGAAAACATTCAGCACATCGTGTGGCTCTACCGATTTTTCTTCAGTTTGCATAAGAAGACTCCAGCGTATCCGTCCATGTGTTTAAACCGTTGTGTAATCCGAAAGCCTGAAAACCGTTTTGGCGCAGGATCATGGCAGCAACGGCACTACGTTTACCTGAGAGACAACAGGTTAGGTAATTTTTGCTGTTATCCAGTTCACTGAGGCGTGAGCGCAACTCCGGTAACGGGATGAGAATGGCATCGGGAATGTGGCCTTCCTCATATTCTTCTTCATAGCGCACATCTAAGATATTATGACCTTGTGCTATCAAGACTTTAGCTGTATCCACTTCAACTTCTTGCACCAATGGTTGACGAATAAGCTCCAGAAAATCCTCGCGGCTTAAGCGTAATAACACGCCATCACTCACCATTTTAATGCTGGCATTGCGCGTTCCGCCTGTGACTAAGGCTTCTTCGCCGAAATGATCGCCTATGCCCAATTCTGCAACTTTTTGTTGGGTATCATCGTAAAGCCCCTGTTGCCAAACTTCAGCAAGCCCTTCTTTTATAATGTAAAAATAGTTACCTTTTTCACCTTGCTTCATGATTTCTTGGTTGGCTGTGGCAGTGATGGTTTCCATGCGACGGAAAGCTTCTGCGACATTTTCCAAAGGTAGGTTCATAAACACTTTGGGATTGTGCAGCAAGGCCAGTTCAGCCGATAAGTCCATATTGTCGGGTAAGTTTTCCCGCATAATCTCCCAAGACAAGATAAAGTCCATCTGCTCACGTGCTGCATGGCAAGCAACCTTATCGGTATGGCAATTGTCCAAATTAAACCATGTCTTTTCCCCGCCGGATAACAGGCTGGCACGGAAACCTAAATTGCTCAAAAGACGCACAGCATTGTAAGCTCGCGCTCCCACTGCGCAAGAAACTTGGATTTCCTGATGTTTGGGTAATTCATGTTGGCGTTGGCGCAAACTATTGAGCGGGATATGGATAGCATTGGGCAAAGCACGGGTGGCAACTTCATGGGCTTCGCGCACATCCAATACCACACTGCCCGTTTTACCCATTTCATTCCAATGTGTAATGGATAAATCCCCGCGCATTTCATTGGCGGCAATCATGCCAATAACATTGATTGCATCTTTTGCCGCACCGTATTGAGGGGCATAACATAATTCGGCTTCTTCCAAATCAAAGACTGTGGCCTTCATTTGGATAGCCATTGCAATCACATCAATACGTCGGGCAATCCCTGCTTCACCTACTGCTTGTGCGCCTAATACACGTCCATCATTTTTATCAAATAATAACTTAATAAAAATTGGTTTTGCACCGGGATAATAACTCACATGGTCGTTGGGATGAGCGTATACCACGCCATATTCCATGTCATTATGTTGTTTCAAGGTTTTTTCATTTAACCCCGTACTGGCAATAGTGACACCAAATAATCCACAAATTGCTGTACCTTGTAC encodes:
- a CDS encoding IS256 family transposase encodes the protein MERLDPKLMDDLLSDCKTPADVKNLYSQLLQRMINRSLEAELDVHLNYDKGERSEAGQRRSNTRNGKGNKTIKGEFGELQVETPRDRDGSFEPKLIQKRQIRLAGMEEHILTLYAKGMTTRDIEDTIKRLYGVDISHTLIAEVTEAVQGEAKAWQTRALDNIYPIVWLDGIVVKVQQDKQVINKSAHVVLAVNLRGEKDVLGIWLAENEGAKFWLSVLTELRHRGVQDIYVACMDGLNGLPEAVNAVFPKTLTQLCMVHMVRASLRYVTAKDTKGVVAALKRIYQSSTAEEAEHELEALDTEWGNKYKAVVRLWRGNWANVIPFFQFQPEIRKVIYTTNAIESLNMSLRKFTRNRRIFPNDSSALKSLYLAVREASQKWSVIHHWKPALQTFLLMFGEERVPLSAL
- a CDS encoding DUF2860 family protein; this translates as MAVTQFSLQSRNSRHSSSVGLNVQQRQHQAKDPIYNQKRKDTRVTLQIGHQIRVSKNTSVFAEAGHTDNDSNLGLYDTDKRYVKTGINYHF
- a CDS encoding FAD-dependent oxidoreductase, which produces MTVINTNKSHRIQGGSPMAEHNRRIIIIGGVAGGASCATRLRRHNETIDIILLERGPYVSFANCGLPYYIGGTIQDKNSLFLANVDLFKERFRIDARILAEVTKIDPATKTLTVLNHQDGTSYTESYDELVLAPGARPIRPDLPGIELAGIFSLRTVPDSQQIKDWIQNHRAKRAVVIGGGFIGLEMVENLIQLGIHTSLVERNLQVLPTLDQEMTIPLRTILQQHGVALYLGDGVTAFTQGKHGLNVHTESGKILVADLVILAIGVTPENKLAQDASLNLGLQGHILVDKNLRTSDPYIYAIGDCIEVRNVISGKKTALPLAGPANRQGRIVADMLVGRGRFFRGVQGTAICGLFGVTIASTGLNEKTLKQHNDMEYGVVYAHPNDHVSYYPGAKPIFIKLLFDKNDGRVLGAQAVGEAGIARRIDVIAMAIQMKATVFDLEEAELCYAPQYGAAKDAINVIGMIAANEMRGDLSITHWNEMGKTGSVVLDVREAHEVATRALPNAIHIPLNSLRQRQHELPKHQEIQVSCAVGARAYNAVRLLSNLGFRASLLSGGEKTWFNLDNCHTDKVACHAAREQMDFILSWEIMRENLPDNMDLSAELALLHNPKVFMNLPLENVAEAFRRMETITATANQEIMKQGEKGNYFYIIKEGLAEVWQQGLYDDTQQKVAELGIGDHFGEEALVTGGTRNASIKMVSDGVLLRLSREDFLELIRQPLVQEVEVDTAKVLIAQGHNILDVRYEEEYEEGHIPDAILIPLPELRSRLSELDNSKNYLTCCLSGKRSAVAAMILRQNGFQAFGLHNGLNTWTDTLESSYAN
- a CDS encoding FecR family protein, with product MIIQKNVSSTPVFPKRYVIVVLLCSPLSLAASESPIGKTLLAQGAVSAEGQQAKRELKRQDPVFQQDIIRTGGNAFAQLRMMDNAYLSLQENTVLRLVEYQPKTDIAADGEVTMDLLSGGLRTITGAFGKKDKADYQLNTPLATIGIRGTKYEVVLVPGGMHVAVWEGKVKVSARNGKCEATLGDGQDFQYIYISKQGDCQPQKQVPKNFQDGHRPSVRSEDETRDGSELSEDGQSRIVSTPTPTPDPPLPLNAFILGQQNPVLPAAGRVAPLASGIGSISIKSGRANALDVANPSIQAGGKLLTTSSGQANSFQQNIGGYPVSWGKWDSYDMQDNLASPKSPSGDADGLIWSAYQPSAPDVVGAKTGTVYYGNTVGYLAESTGGDVGYLSATMNVNFDAATVENGRIFVRDTTQVWDGRFNGQIENGDLSLNFQNGTVSPIVSGATDGGGSPVTGFIDGDFVGDNANAVTGAFGMIDDTDANNQVQGIFLVDDHLRGD